The Morococcus cerebrosus sequence TTTAATGGATTGCGCCGCGTTCCGCGCTGAAGCTGGTGTTCAAACTTTCCAGTTGTCCGACAATTGCTTCACCTTGGAATGTTGCCTTACCTGCCACTTCTTCTGCTTTTGGTCCGTAAAACTTACCTTCATAGCGGCCTTCTACGGTACGAAACAGAATATTATCCTCACCTGCGGTTGCCCTACCTGAAAAACCGTTGCCTTTAATGTCGGTTTCTTTCAAGGAAATATCGCGACGGAATGCGCCAAGAACCCCTTTATTGATTGCCAAATCTCCACTGATTTTTTTACGTCCAAAGTCGGCATACAGGGTTGAGGTTCCGATATTCGTTACGTTACCAGAAATATTGTCATAACGGCTGGCATTACCCCTATATGTTGCAATACCTGATTTCGGCATATCGGCTGTACCGGTTTCCAAGCCAAAATAGAAAATGTCACGTTTCGGATCTTTAGATACGTTGTATGCGGCGGTTAAGGCTTTGGAAAGGGCAAGCCCTGTCAAACCACCGATTTGTCCGACATTTTCATCAAT is a genomic window containing:
- a CDS encoding Slam-dependent surface lipoprotein, which produces MKKSFLLCATAILLGACGGGGGGGTTPTAAPTPTVNPDTVSSGSSSENKYSRESDQQASQTTEQVSENKSGNEIVPSTQDKPTEKKLSNTGFFIDKNRFHKGELEGLDIKNTNGNTIATLSGHNRRYTFNGALVKAPDATQLIVDGVVLKLIDENVGQIGGLTGLALSKALTAAYNVSKDPKRDIFYFGLETGTADMPKSGIATYRGNASRYDNISGNVTNIGTSTLYADFGRKKISGDLAINKGVLGAFRRDISLKETDIKGNGFSGRATAGEDNILFRTVEGRYEGKFYGPKAEEVAGKATFQGEAIVGQLESLNTSFSAERGAIH